The proteins below are encoded in one region of Neisseria macacae ATCC 33926:
- the tssG gene encoding type VI secretion system baseplate subunit TssG produces MERQQNNYHTVLETAHKSAKENNDRQTLPLWEIPRNKAQRESGSSEIFQEKLGEFIVRNAATMNFFQFCRVLETLAEGNEEKAVESTVRFRRVKSLSFPSGEIASVEYDAEADLPTVRTTFLGLYGVDAVLPDYFLNDIATHKDGSESLAAFLDIFNHRITTLFFQAWKKYRYPFLFQREGQDDLSRSLLHLIGQGMLNGKFMHPLLDSRILGLFSIFYQRTRTKEGIVSIVRYLLPFADVKVKEFQPQWVILEKDRKLGKAGLRLDGGSASLGGRIKDYSHLVRIEITPDTFDNAQLLLPKQQLHQKLLELLKLYLGRRFDASVYLNIKKQWIPKSRLEKKQILGINTGLGAMHQDKQIKIANYTYSN; encoded by the coding sequence CACACGGTTTTAGAAACGGCGCACAAAAGCGCCAAAGAAAATAACGACAGGCAAACGCTTCCCTTATGGGAGATTCCTAGAAATAAAGCGCAGCGCGAAAGCGGGTCGTCTGAAATCTTCCAGGAGAAATTGGGGGAGTTTATTGTACGCAATGCGGCAACGATGAATTTCTTCCAATTTTGCCGGGTTCTGGAAACCCTTGCCGAAGGAAATGAAGAAAAGGCTGTCGAGTCAACCGTAAGATTTAGAAGGGTAAAGTCTTTATCTTTCCCTTCGGGGGAGATCGCATCGGTTGAATATGACGCAGAAGCCGATCTGCCGACTGTCAGGACGACATTTTTAGGTTTGTACGGTGTCGATGCGGTTTTGCCGGATTACTTCCTGAACGATATTGCGACGCATAAAGACGGCAGTGAAAGCCTGGCGGCATTTTTAGATATTTTTAACCACCGAATCACGACCCTGTTTTTCCAAGCATGGAAAAAATACCGTTATCCGTTTCTGTTTCAACGGGAAGGGCAGGATGACCTATCGCGTTCCCTCTTGCACCTAATCGGGCAAGGCATGCTCAACGGGAAATTCATGCATCCTTTGCTGGATAGCAGGATCTTGGGATTGTTCAGTATTTTTTACCAACGAACCCGAACCAAAGAAGGGATTGTCAGCATCGTCAGATACCTTCTTCCCTTTGCCGACGTAAAAGTAAAAGAGTTCCAGCCGCAGTGGGTCATTTTGGAGAAGGACCGCAAACTGGGGAAAGCCGGTTTGCGGTTAGACGGGGGAAGCGCATCTTTGGGCGGACGGATAAAAGATTACAGTCATTTGGTGCGTATTGAAATTACGCCCGATACATTTGACAACGCGCAGCTTCTGTTGCCAAAGCAGCAATTGCACCAAAAATTGCTCGAGCTATTAAAACTCTATTTGGGTCGTCGTTTTGATGCGAGTGTTTACCTGAATATTAAAAAACAATGGATACCCAAAAGCCGTTTGGAAAAAAAACAAATATTGGGGATTAATACCGGTTTAGGTGCGATGCACCAAGACAAACAAATAAAAATAGCGAACTATACTTACTCAAACTAA